A single genomic interval of Maniola jurtina chromosome 23, ilManJurt1.1, whole genome shotgun sequence harbors:
- the LOC123877258 gene encoding protein lethal(2)essential for life-like — protein sequence MSLLPFLFDYEVERPRRLMDQHFGLGLTPDDMLSVIAGGPVMSREYYRPWRHLAAAARDLGSSIKSDKDKFQVNLDVQHFSPEEISVKTADGYIVVEGKHEEKKDQHGYISRQFTRRYALPEGCTPETVESRLSSDGVLTVTAPRKVPLAVQGERKVPIAQTGPVRKEVTDQSNGDKAQ from the coding sequence ATGTCTCTGCTACCGTTCCTGTTTGACTACGAAGTCGAGCGCCCTCGCCGTTTGATGGACCAGCACTTCGGTCTCGGATTAACCCCTGATGATATGCTCAGCGTGATAGCCGGCGGTCCCGTTATGAGCCGGGAATACTATCGCCCATGGAGACACTTGGCCGCCGCTGCGAGAGACCTCGGTTCCAGCATCAAGAGTGACAAGGACAAGTTCCAAGTTAATCTGGACGTCCAGCACTTTTCGCCAGAAGAGATCAGCGTGAAGACCGCCGATGGTTACATCGTTGTGGAGGGGAAACATGAAGAGAAGAAGGATCAGCACGGGTACATTTCTCGTCAGTTCACCAGGAGGTATGCGTTGCCAGAAGGCTGTACGCCTGAGACTGTGGAGTCGAGGCTGTCTTCGGACGGCGTGTTGACGGTGACGGCGCCGCGGAAGGTGCCCCTGGCGGTGCAAGGCGAGAGGAAGGTGCCCATCGCACAGACCGGGCCTGTGCGCAAGGAGGTCACCGACCAGTCCAACGGCGATAAGGCGCAGTA